A stretch of Candidatus Neomarinimicrobiota bacterium DNA encodes these proteins:
- a CDS encoding translocation/assembly module TamB domain-containing protein — TSPRTVIPELEEVRIHIGKRLSPKLYVGMQADPTMSFNQYQIAYRLSRNMSLVGSVDHNGLYQINYRLKLRY; from the coding sequence CTACCAGTCCCCGGACTGTCATCCCGGAATTAGAGGAGGTACGAATCCATATTGGCAAGCGCTTGTCGCCCAAGCTGTACGTCGGTATGCAGGCCGACCCGACCATGAGTTTCAACCAATATCAGATCGCGTACCGTCTGAGCCGAAACATGTCGCTGGTAGGCTCGGTTGACCATAACGGCTTGTACCAGATTAATTACCGACTCAAACTCCGCTACTAA